GTGCAGGGATGAGAAGCAGGGCAGTGacctccacccaccctgcctGTGGCAGGCACATCTTGGTTGGGTGGGTCTTCTTCGCGGAGGAGGGCAGAGACGAGGGGTAGGGAGGGGTCTATTAGGGCCTTTGGGGTAGGAGAAAGAAGGGCCAACTGGGGAGGGGTAgttgaggggagggaagagaaactcGAGGGGctcagagaaagaggaggaaaccactggagaagggaagaaggagggataATTCTGGGGACTTGGGCAAGAGCCCCCCAGGTTCAGTTTTGTCCCTCCCCTATTTCGTCCCCACAGATGAGAACACACAGACAGAACAAGGGGAAAAACCAAATGCACATTTATTTAGCTCAAGACGTAGACACCGAGGGTGCAGGGGAACGGATCTTTGGAGAGGAGACAAGGAGGTGCAGAGGAGAAGTACACGGGGACTCTGGGGGCTGTGTGGGGGTTGGACTCCTGGACTCCAGGAACTGGAGACCTGAGTCCCTGGATCTGGGACGCAGATGGGTCTTTGGGGGGTCGTCATTGCCAAGGCCTGGGGAGAGGCAGCAGGATGCAGCGGCTCCAGCCTCGGGGTGGGTGGGGCGGCTCATTCCGGGGATCGCTCCCAGCAGCGCAAGGCTGGGATCCCCACTGCCTCCACCCGGTCCTCAGGCTCCCACACTCAGGCAGGGACAGCAGTGGAGGTGCCCAGAGGCTGGTGTTACACGCCACCACCtccaggggctggagagagagagagggagggaaagggagcaagagagaatGAGAACTAGTTTGGGTCAGCGCCTAGAGGTGTGgaagcagccccctccccagagccAGTGAGCCCTCCATCCCCACCATGGAATCCAGATCCCCAAGGACTGACACCCTTGAGTTGTCTTGCCTCTCCACTCTCTAATGTGTGATCCACATAGGGACACCTGTGTGTCTTTGTCCTGCCCAATAAGACACTGTCATAGAGAGGAACATACCCGTGAAAAGGCCGAGGCACACTGGCCCAGCCTGGGCTTTTCTGCGGCTTCCTCTTTCCAGAAAGGGAGCCTCCATCTCCCTCCCATGCCCCTCAAACTCCTCCTACACCCCCCCTTACCCACACCCAGCCTCCTGAACATTGGGACACAATAGGAACTCCCCTGTTTCCAACCCACATGGGACCATCACTCAACCTGAGTGGGTCAGAATCCTGTACATTTTGTCAGACCCAGGCATCAGGGCCATCTTCTCCAATCATCCACAAAGTGTCCCCTTAATGTTTTTAAGTCTCAttaaaagaacatgaaaaacacataaaatttccCCCCacaaaatttcccccaaatattgAGTACCCCAAAGCCCATTTTTTAAGAGGCAGAGATATTCCCATCTGATTTTTTAAGTCCCTTTTAAAAAGGGGGgacgggagggggagagaaagcagtTCCACTAAAAACAGGTCgagatatttttacataattaaaattaacaCCCCCAAGGAGTCACAATCTTTCATCTACATGCTTATCCTCATCCTACAGCCTACATCTCTCTCCAGCTTCCTTTACACCTTTCATCCACCTGTACCCACTCTCCCCCACCAACACCCCCACTCCTCCTatgcccccactcccctctgtacCCACCCCTCCTGCATTCCATTCTCCTGCCACCTCCATCCCCTTCATCCTCACCCTcaatccctttttctttttatccctttcctatattttctatcatttcatCTTCATACTCCttacatcaatttttaaaaatctgtattctaTACATCTCTCCTTTTGTTATTTTGATACTATTATTCAgaagcccttccttccttcaccccttcctccctcccccctccttcccttctccttcctttttatccATCATTTCATCCTAGACCTTCCAAAATGAACAATTAAGTCTGGAAAACATTCTGCCTTCCTGCTTCTCTAGTGCTCAACTCTGTCTTCATTTGACTGCAGAAGTCCTTTTCCCATGTGGGGCTCCTTTCTTCCCAGGCTTATGGCTTTCTACTCTGGGGAATTAGTTCATCCTTGCTTTTATAGGCTTGTGTACTTATTTCTGGGAGGCTTAGTGGACTCTTAAGGACATTTCACATCCCACTGACTTGTCATGGTTTAACATTTTTGATCTGTGGGATCTTGGCTCCTACTAAATTTCCTATGTCCATCCATTGGGTTGGTGGCCCCATTCTCGGGGATACCCAATGAAATTCCCCTTCTAATGactccccttcctgctcccatcTGTCCTCCTTCCAGAACCACACACTTTCTCACCCTTACCTGAGGAGGGAAGCTCTGACTTACAGGACTTGCATGTGGGGCTATGGAagcaaagatggaaagaaaagcaTAAAGAGGCTCAATTGCAGCAGGCTTTACATAAAACACAAGGCAGGCCCTGAGCCCTTCTCTTActgccccacccctcttccctctctccccactgctgcCAGACCTCTCAGACCTGGAGTCCGCCTTCCTGCACTTCACTTTCTTGCCTGTTGGGAGAGAGATAGGCAGAACAAGAAGACAGGATGTAAGGGCCTGGTCAAAAGCCAACAGGGGAACTGTAGGTGCCTGACCCTGAGGTGGCCCACTTTGAGGGGTTTTAGAGCCCAGGAAAGGGTCACACTTACTGATGATGATGAGGATGCCCAGCAAGAACATTATGGTAGCCAGAGTCATGCCCACAGTCTGCACAGTGTCGTAGTCTGGAAAAGATAAGGGAGGACATCAAGGTGGGGGTGgcacctcagcccctcccccagcctggcttCAGATACTGCAGACAGAGGTCCAAAATTCAGGGATGCTGCAGGCTGTGCTGGAGGTTCCTCCAGTGGGTTAATGTGAGGACGGATCTAGCTCCTTTTGTCCTCTCTATCCCTTACCCCCTCCTCTGCAGtctgtggttgtgtgtgtgtgtgtatgtgtgtgtgtataaaatctccATCTACTGCCTCCTCCCCTGGTCCTGTCTACCAAAGTTGCATGTCTGGACTACTGCAGCAAGCAACCTTCTCTATGATCTctgccctgccaccccacccctcagccaGAGGGATCTTATTAACACCTGAGTCAGATCAGGGTTCTCCTCAGCTCAGAGctgtccctctcctctccctgtatTTATTGCATGTCAAGTAAAAGCTAAAGTCCTCATCATAGCCCACAAGGCCCCATAAGATCCAGTccctgttccttctcagaccttACCCTGTTCTACTTCCCTTCAACCCCCTAATCCCAGGCACACTAGTCTCTCTGCTATTCCTGGACCATATCAGTCACAGTCCTACCTGAAGGCCTTTGCAAATGTGGTTCCCTCTTCCTGAGAGCTCTTCCCCCAAATATGCCTCCATTACCAGCTTCTGGGCTTTACAAATGTCAGTGAAAACTTCTCTAGCTGTCCTGTTTAGAATTTCCCATCCTCTCTTCAACACTTTCTaatctcattctttcttttatttttctatatgagTTATTTGTGTCTAATTATACtacagtgaatatttttttaaatattaatttgtggAGCACCCACTGTGTAGAAGCAGTGGTCCAAGACTCTGCCC
The sequence above is drawn from the Desmodus rotundus isolate HL8 chromosome 12, HLdesRot8A.1, whole genome shotgun sequence genome and encodes:
- the FXYD7 gene encoding FXYD domain-containing ion transport regulator 7 isoform X1 gives rise to the protein MATPTQAPTKVPQEPDPFYYDYDTVQTVGMTLATIMFLLGILIIITPHASPVSQSFPPQPLEVVACNTSLWAPPLLSLPECGSLRTGWRQWGSQPCAAGSDPRNEPPHPPRGWSRCILLPLPRPWQ
- the FXYD7 gene encoding FXYD domain-containing ion transport regulator 7 isoform X2; this translates as MATPTQAPTKDYDTVQTVGMTLATIMFLLGILIIITPHASPVSQSFPPQPLEVVACNTSLWAPPLLSLPECGSLRTGWRQWGSQPCAAGSDPRNEPPHPPRGWSRCILLPLPRPWQ
- the FXYD7 gene encoding FXYD domain-containing ion transport regulator 7 isoform X3 yields the protein MATPTQAPTKVPQEPDPFYYDYDTVQTVGMTLATIMFLLGILIIISKKVKCRKADSRSESPTCKSCKSELPSSAPGGGGV
- the FXYD7 gene encoding FXYD domain-containing ion transport regulator 7 isoform X4, with the protein product MATPTQAPTKVPQEPDPFYYDYDTVQTVGMTLATIMFLLGILIIISKKVKCRKADSSPTCKSCKSELPSSAPGGGGV